The Gordonibacter urolithinfaciens genome contains a region encoding:
- a CDS encoding ABC transporter permease, protein MLKYILKRILMVIPVLLGVTIIIFLITRVLAPDPAPVVLGEHATPEAMAAWRADNGLDDPIWMQYINFIVGAVQGDLGTSYYTHQPVTAEIAARFPATAELAICAIIVASLLGVALGVLAAVKKNKLADNVSMVVALVGVSMPIFWSGILLILLFAGILHVLPSSGRVTPLLQPTGGTGFFILDTIMRGDWKALGDVLVHLILPTVALSLYSMAIITRMTRSSMLETLNADYIRTARAKGLKKGTVNIKHALRNAMLPISTVIGLQFGSLLGGALLTETVFAWPGIGKFAVDCVLKSDFPVVQGIVLLVAVIFVIMNLVVDIVYAYLDPRIKYGAKEEG, encoded by the coding sequence ATGCTCAAGTACATCCTCAAGAGAATCCTCATGGTGATTCCCGTTTTGCTGGGTGTTACGATCATCATCTTCCTCATCACGCGCGTGTTGGCCCCGGACCCGGCTCCGGTGGTTCTGGGCGAGCACGCAACACCCGAGGCGATGGCGGCGTGGCGCGCGGACAACGGGTTGGACGATCCCATCTGGATGCAGTACATCAACTTCATCGTGGGCGCCGTGCAGGGCGACCTCGGAACGTCCTACTACACGCACCAGCCGGTCACGGCCGAGATCGCCGCGCGCTTCCCCGCCACGGCCGAGCTCGCCATCTGCGCCATCATCGTGGCATCGCTTTTGGGCGTGGCCCTCGGCGTGCTGGCGGCGGTGAAGAAGAACAAGCTTGCCGACAACGTGAGCATGGTGGTGGCCCTCGTGGGCGTCTCCATGCCCATCTTCTGGTCGGGCATCCTGCTCATCCTGCTGTTCGCCGGCATCCTGCACGTGCTGCCTTCGAGCGGGCGCGTGACGCCCCTGCTCCAACCCACCGGGGGGACGGGCTTCTTCATACTCGACACCATCATGCGGGGCGACTGGAAGGCGCTGGGCGACGTGCTCGTGCACCTCATCCTGCCCACGGTGGCGCTGTCGCTGTACTCCATGGCCATCATCACGCGCATGACGCGCTCGAGCATGCTCGAGACGCTGAACGCGGACTACATCCGCACCGCGCGCGCCAAGGGCCTGAAGAAGGGCACCGTGAACATCAAGCACGCGCTGCGCAACGCCATGCTGCCCATCTCCACGGTCATCGGCCTGCAGTTCGGCAGCCTCCTAGGCGGCGCGCTGCTCACCGAGACGGTGTTCGCCTGGCCGGGCATCGGCAAGTTCGCCGTCGACTGCGTGCTGAAGAGCGACTTCCCCGTCGTCCAGGGCATCGTGCTCTTGGTGGCGGTCATCTTCGTTATCATGAACCTTGTCGTCGATATCGTGTACGCCTACCTTGATCCCCGCATCAAGTACGGCGCGAAGGAAGAGGGGTGA
- a CDS encoding insulinase family protein yields MELSPNDQLHGFTVLTREELPEIDGTAYVLSHRKSGARLLYLANDDANKAFSIAFKTPPADDTGVFHILEHSVLCGSDKFPVKEPFVDLLKSSMQTFLNAMTFPDKTLYPVASTNDQDLLNLADVYLDAVLHPAIYHKRAIFEQEGWHYELAADAEADEGDSIAGDLVAATEAEDGQAELVLNGVVYNEMKGALSDANSVLYDELQAALFPDTAYRFESGGTPRAIPDLTYEQFLDEHARHYRLDNSYLTLYGDVDLDRMLAFLDREYLSPVADEEAARAAERTAAGRAPLEPHALEAQAPVVAEHVVRDMDTAPENACAGLGYVIGDAAERTRLVAVDILLDALMGSNEAPVKRALLDAGLADDVQAFVADGMLQPFAVVQLRGSKPGAAERFRAAFEDALRAVAEQGIDRTLVEASLSRAEFVMRERDFGMADGVALSMTALSGWLYDDEMATTYLRYEDDFALLRRELGTGYFERLMIDVFLESGHWALAEVRPLEGDEDAYEAERLRAAEAAMGPEDFARVADEEAELRRLQTEPDAPAALATLPRLSVADIGPAPLEPSYGLAEGTPVPCLRHDIPTRGIAYAYRYFDLGRARFEDLPYVAVLALVLGKLGTARHTAAEIDTLVNGRLGNLSFFTEIYEEEDGAGALAPKLVVGASALSENVEAACELPLEITLETDFADAGKIKDVLQQRRIGMEQGFAAAGHAAAMARVASYYLPAGIVREQVGGVDFYRFLKDLLAHYDERADDLAGRLAELAGRLFVDDGCTVSFTGADDDFERFWRAGAVTGRTGSSERPLAVPAPAVRNEAFIVPTDVCYAAQGFDRRADGAPYTGAWQVAARALSYDFLWNEVRVKGGAYGAGFGAARTGNLRFYSYRDPHLDETLARFAASAAWLEAFDPKPEAMEGYVVSTVAGFDAPLKARALARRQDGDYFGGRTPEARLQTREEMVAADPQAVRALGAPLADAVAHDAVCTFGSKDIIEASRTPFEVVDLLNE; encoded by the coding sequence ATGGAACTCTCACCTAACGACCAGCTGCACGGGTTCACCGTGCTCACGCGCGAGGAGCTGCCCGAGATCGACGGGACGGCATACGTTCTCTCCCACCGGAAGAGCGGCGCGCGACTGCTCTACCTGGCGAACGACGACGCCAACAAGGCGTTCTCCATCGCGTTCAAGACGCCGCCCGCCGACGACACGGGCGTGTTCCACATACTGGAGCACTCCGTGCTGTGCGGCTCGGACAAGTTCCCCGTCAAGGAGCCGTTCGTGGACCTGCTGAAGAGCTCCATGCAGACGTTCCTGAACGCCATGACGTTCCCCGACAAGACCCTGTATCCCGTGGCAAGCACGAACGACCAGGACCTGCTGAACCTCGCGGACGTGTACCTGGACGCGGTGCTGCACCCGGCCATCTACCATAAGCGCGCCATCTTCGAGCAGGAGGGCTGGCACTACGAACTGGCCGCCGACGCGGAGGCCGACGAGGGCGACTCCATCGCGGGCGACCTCGTGGCGGCGACCGAGGCCGAGGACGGCCAGGCGGAGCTCGTGCTCAACGGCGTGGTGTACAACGAGATGAAGGGCGCGCTCTCCGACGCCAACTCCGTGCTCTACGACGAGCTGCAGGCGGCGCTGTTCCCCGACACGGCCTACCGCTTCGAGTCGGGCGGTACGCCGCGCGCCATCCCCGACCTGACCTATGAGCAGTTCCTGGACGAGCACGCGCGCCACTACCGGCTGGACAACAGCTACCTCACGCTGTACGGCGACGTGGATCTGGATCGCATGCTGGCGTTCTTGGACCGGGAGTACCTCTCCCCCGTGGCCGACGAGGAGGCCGCCCGCGCTGCCGAGCGCACGGCAGCCGGCAGGGCGCCGCTCGAGCCGCACGCCCTGGAGGCCCAGGCGCCCGTGGTGGCCGAGCACGTGGTGCGCGACATGGACACGGCCCCCGAGAACGCCTGCGCGGGCCTGGGCTACGTCATAGGCGACGCTGCCGAGCGCACGCGCCTCGTGGCGGTGGACATCCTGCTGGACGCGCTCATGGGCAGCAACGAGGCGCCCGTGAAGCGCGCGCTGCTGGACGCCGGCCTGGCCGATGACGTGCAGGCATTCGTGGCCGACGGGATGCTGCAGCCGTTCGCCGTCGTGCAGCTGCGCGGGTCGAAGCCCGGGGCCGCCGAACGCTTCCGCGCCGCCTTCGAGGATGCCCTGCGCGCCGTGGCCGAGCAGGGCATCGACCGCACGCTCGTGGAGGCGTCGCTCTCGCGGGCCGAGTTCGTCATGCGCGAGCGCGACTTCGGCATGGCCGACGGCGTGGCGCTGTCCATGACGGCGCTGTCCGGCTGGCTCTACGACGACGAGATGGCCACGACCTACCTGCGCTACGAGGACGACTTCGCCCTGCTGCGCCGCGAGCTGGGCACGGGCTACTTCGAGCGCCTGATGATCGACGTGTTCCTGGAGAGCGGCCACTGGGCGTTGGCCGAGGTGCGGCCGCTCGAAGGCGACGAGGACGCTTACGAGGCCGAGCGACTGCGCGCCGCCGAGGCCGCCATGGGCCCCGAGGACTTCGCGCGCGTGGCCGACGAAGAGGCCGAGCTGCGGCGCCTGCAGACCGAGCCCGACGCGCCCGCGGCGCTCGCCACGCTGCCGCGCCTGTCCGTGGCCGACATCGGGCCGGCGCCGCTCGAGCCCTCCTACGGCCTGGCGGAAGGCACGCCCGTGCCCTGCCTGCGCCACGACATCCCCACGCGCGGCATCGCGTACGCCTACCGCTACTTCGACCTGGGGCGCGCGCGCTTCGAGGACCTGCCCTACGTCGCCGTGCTCGCGCTCGTGCTGGGCAAGCTGGGCACGGCGCGCCACACGGCCGCCGAGATCGACACGCTGGTGAACGGGCGGCTGGGGAACCTGTCGTTCTTCACCGAGATCTACGAGGAAGAGGACGGCGCAGGCGCCTTGGCGCCGAAGCTGGTGGTGGGCGCGAGCGCGCTCTCCGAGAACGTGGAGGCCGCCTGCGAGCTGCCGCTGGAGATCACGCTGGAGACCGACTTCGCCGACGCCGGGAAGATCAAGGACGTGCTGCAGCAGCGGCGCATCGGCATGGAGCAGGGCTTCGCCGCAGCCGGCCATGCGGCCGCCATGGCGCGCGTGGCATCGTACTACCTTCCCGCCGGCATCGTGCGCGAGCAGGTGGGGGGCGTGGACTTCTACCGCTTCCTGAAGGACCTGCTCGCGCACTACGACGAGCGTGCGGACGATCTGGCCGGCCGTCTGGCCGAGCTGGCGGGACGCCTGTTCGTGGACGACGGCTGCACGGTGAGCTTCACCGGCGCCGACGATGACTTCGAGCGGTTCTGGAGGGCCGGGGCCGTCACCGGGCGCACGGGATCCTCCGAGCGTCCGCTGGCCGTGCCCGCGCCCGCCGTGCGCAACGAGGCGTTCATCGTGCCCACCGACGTGTGCTACGCGGCGCAGGGCTTCGACCGCCGCGCCGACGGCGCGCCTTACACGGGCGCTTGGCAGGTGGCGGCGCGCGCGCTGTCCTACGACTTCCTGTGGAACGAGGTGCGCGTGAAGGGCGGCGCCTACGGGGCCGGCTTCGGGGCGGCGCGCACGGGCAACCTGCGCTTCTACTCCTATCGCGACCCGCATCTGGACGAGACGCTGGCGCGCTTCGCCGCCTCGGCAGCCTGGCTCGAGGCGTTCGACCCGAAGCCCGAGGCCATGGAGGGCTACGTGGTGAGCACCGTGGCGGGCTTCGACGCGCCGCTCAAGGCCCGCGCCCTGGCGCGCCGCCAAGACGGCGACTACTTCGGCGGCCGGACGCCCGAGGCGCGCCTCCAGACCCGCGAGGAGATGGTGGCGGCCGACCCGCAGGCCGTACGCGCGCTGGGCGCCCCCCTGGCCGACGCGGTGGCGCACGACGCCGTGTGCACGTTCGGCAGCAAGGACATCATCGAGGCCTCCCGCACCCCCTTCGAGGTGGTCGACCTGCTGAACGAGTAA
- a CDS encoding ABC transporter ATP-binding protein: MSESNGNKAAAAQPQAGADGTSAPQQDILLDVQHLTKRFAAETNFFGKATSHVQAVDDVSFQIRRGEAFGLVGESGCGKTTVGKMLVNLLKPTSGKIIFDGHDLTAMKPAERKAYCKDIQLIFQDPYASLNPRMRIGDIIAEPILTNNILPKDQVEDRVNELLECVGLANYMRNRYPHEFSGGQRQRVGIARALAVNPKLIVCDEPVSALDVSIQAQVLNLLDELKEQFGLTYLFIAHGLNVVKHVSDRVGVMYLGKMMEIAPKKSLYADPLSPYTQALLSAIPSVDPATKRDRIILEGDVPSPIDPPPGCRFAGRCFAKVEGCDEVMPPLVEVKPNHQCACHRYDEGGPGTAVID; the protein is encoded by the coding sequence ATGAGCGAGAGCAACGGGAACAAGGCCGCTGCCGCCCAGCCGCAGGCGGGCGCGGACGGCACGTCCGCGCCCCAGCAGGACATCCTGCTGGACGTCCAGCACCTCACGAAGCGCTTCGCCGCCGAGACGAACTTCTTCGGCAAGGCCACTTCGCACGTGCAGGCCGTGGACGACGTGAGCTTCCAGATCCGCCGCGGCGAGGCGTTCGGCCTGGTGGGCGAGTCGGGCTGCGGCAAGACCACCGTGGGCAAGATGCTGGTGAACCTGCTGAAGCCCACGTCCGGCAAGATCATCTTCGACGGGCACGACCTCACGGCCATGAAGCCCGCGGAGCGCAAGGCCTACTGCAAGGACATCCAGCTGATCTTCCAGGACCCCTATGCGTCGCTGAACCCGCGCATGCGCATCGGCGACATCATCGCCGAGCCCATCCTCACCAACAACATCCTGCCGAAGGACCAGGTAGAGGATCGCGTGAACGAGCTGCTGGAGTGCGTGGGCCTGGCGAACTACATGCGCAACCGCTACCCCCACGAGTTCTCGGGCGGCCAGCGCCAACGCGTGGGCATCGCGCGGGCACTCGCCGTGAACCCGAAGCTCATCGTGTGCGACGAGCCGGTGTCGGCGCTCGACGTGTCCATCCAGGCTCAGGTGCTGAACCTGCTGGACGAGCTCAAGGAGCAGTTCGGCCTCACGTACCTGTTCATCGCCCACGGCCTGAACGTGGTGAAGCACGTGTCCGACCGCGTGGGCGTCATGTACCTGGGCAAGATGATGGAGATCGCCCCGAAGAAGTCGCTGTACGCCGACCCGCTGTCGCCGTACACGCAGGCGCTCCTGTCGGCCATCCCGTCGGTCGACCCGGCCACGAAGCGCGACCGCATCATTCTGGAAGGCGACGTGCCCAGCCCCATCGACCCGCCGCCCGGCTGCCGCTTCGCCGGCCGCTGCTTCGCGAAGGTCGAGGGCTGCGACGAGGTCATGCCCCCGCTGGTCGAGGTGAAGCCGAACCACCAGTGCGCCTGCCACCGCTACGACGAGGGCGGCCCGGGAACGGCGGTCATCGACTAG
- a CDS encoding substrate-binding periplasmic protein: MKRMKALVCCAAAACLAMVLAGCSSQQSYTPPEKSATVSSPAIGKSGTLRVGVNAGSPPLAGSPSSSSKIVGIDVDVAAALADQLGLKLEIVDVGTDPEAALKEGKVDVAMGIGSEIEVPFWRSPAYLPKGVALFSTSANATVPTKASSPKIAAQVSSTSSWQVTNEFGQDALVSENDLKSAFAALADGSAQYVAADAVIGMYAAHSGGYDAQIVALMQQPGGYCVGMLEANTELQAAVKDALAALTDGGIVSVIEKKWLGTDIDASSLPLTTGASSAKTDESKTSGDESDGGENAPAAEDDEEGNVESNAGRNAVRPTA; the protein is encoded by the coding sequence ATGAAGCGTATGAAGGCGCTCGTATGCTGCGCGGCAGCCGCCTGCCTGGCGATGGTGCTGGCAGGATGCTCGTCGCAGCAGAGCTACACCCCTCCCGAGAAGAGCGCGACGGTGTCGTCGCCTGCCATCGGCAAGAGCGGCACGTTGCGGGTTGGCGTGAACGCGGGGTCGCCGCCGTTGGCCGGCTCGCCTTCGTCCTCGTCGAAGATCGTCGGCATCGACGTCGACGTGGCCGCGGCGCTGGCCGACCAGCTGGGCTTGAAGCTGGAGATAGTGGACGTGGGGACCGATCCCGAGGCCGCGCTCAAGGAGGGCAAGGTCGACGTGGCCATGGGCATCGGCTCCGAGATCGAGGTGCCGTTCTGGAGGTCGCCGGCGTACCTGCCGAAGGGCGTGGCGCTGTTCTCCACCTCGGCGAATGCGACGGTGCCCACCAAGGCGTCGTCCCCCAAGATCGCGGCCCAGGTGTCCTCCACCAGCTCGTGGCAGGTCACCAACGAGTTCGGCCAGGACGCGCTTGTGTCCGAGAACGACTTGAAGAGCGCGTTCGCCGCCCTTGCCGACGGCTCCGCCCAGTACGTGGCGGCCGATGCCGTCATCGGCATGTACGCGGCCCACAGCGGCGGCTACGACGCGCAGATCGTGGCGCTCATGCAGCAGCCCGGCGGTTACTGTGTCGGCATGCTCGAGGCGAACACCGAGCTGCAGGCGGCCGTCAAGGATGCGCTCGCTGCGCTCACCGACGGCGGCATCGTGTCGGTCATCGAGAAGAAGTGGCTGGGCACGGACATCGACGCCTCGTCGCTCCCGCTCACGACGGGCGCCTCCTCGGCGAAGACGGACGAGTCCAAGACAAGCGGTGACGAATCGGACGGCGGCGAGAATGCGCCTGCTGCCGAAGATGACGAGGAGGGCAACGTCGAGAGCAACGCCGGCAGGAACGCCGTGCGGCCCACGGCGTAA
- a CDS encoding ABC transporter ATP-binding protein has product MLELKNLTFEVPLSEGAKETKRIIDDLTLTIPDDRFTVITGPNGGGKSTLAKLIMGVEQPTGGQILFDGEDITHLSISERAKKGIGYGFQQPARFKGMKVKKLLDIAAGKKLPMLSCNEYLARVGLCSANYLTREVDKNLSGGEVKRIEIATILARDPKLAIYDEPEAGIDLWSFDRLTETFRDIHEARDGRSIVIISHQERIIQLADEIVLLKNGQVAETGTPAELMPKLGFVAKGIPGCSFTEPPELHLTEIPTTC; this is encoded by the coding sequence ATGTTGGAACTGAAGAACCTCACGTTTGAAGTACCGCTGTCGGAGGGCGCGAAGGAGACGAAGCGCATCATCGACGACCTCACGCTCACTATCCCCGACGACCGCTTCACGGTCATCACCGGCCCGAACGGCGGCGGCAAGTCCACGCTCGCCAAGCTCATCATGGGCGTGGAGCAGCCCACGGGCGGCCAGATCCTGTTCGACGGCGAGGACATCACGCACCTGTCCATCTCCGAGCGCGCGAAGAAGGGCATCGGCTACGGCTTCCAGCAGCCCGCCCGCTTCAAGGGCATGAAGGTGAAGAAGCTCCTGGACATCGCCGCCGGCAAGAAGCTGCCCATGCTCTCGTGCAACGAGTACCTGGCGCGCGTGGGCCTGTGCTCGGCGAACTACCTCACCCGCGAGGTGGACAAGAACCTCTCCGGCGGCGAGGTGAAGCGCATCGAGATCGCCACCATCCTCGCGCGCGACCCGAAGCTGGCCATCTACGACGAGCCCGAGGCCGGCATCGACCTCTGGAGCTTCGACCGCCTGACCGAGACGTTCCGCGACATCCACGAGGCGCGCGACGGGCGCTCCATCGTGATCATCTCGCACCAGGAGCGCATCATCCAGCTGGCCGACGAGATCGTGCTGCTGAAAAACGGCCAGGTGGCCGAGACGGGAACGCCCGCCGAACTCATGCCGAAGCTGGGCTTCGTGGCAAAGGGCATCCCCGGCTGCTCGTTCACCGAGCCGCCCGAGCTGCACCTGACCGAGATCCCCACCACCTGCTAA
- the nikC gene encoding nickel transporter permease, protein MGKKQKLATEPAAEIVLNGGPAKEKRESIWKDVFAGIVSNKASLVSGIFILLLIIIALVTKFVPSVLPYDPYAQNLSESLLGPSAQHWFGTDIQGRDIFCRVLVGTQITLTVGLAAVAISLTVGVLLGSIAGYKGGKADTIIMRIMDMMLAIPSILLAIAIMAALGPGIEKAVVAIGLVSIPEYARIVRSEILSIKENDYVAAARVVGDSNAAIIFRHVLPNVLPSIIVRATLGISTAILDAAALGFLGLGVQPPAAEWGDMLGRGRNELFRAPWLMIFPGMAITLTVLAFNLLGDGIRDGLDPKARKR, encoded by the coding sequence ATGGGAAAGAAGCAGAAGCTCGCAACCGAGCCCGCCGCCGAGATCGTCTTGAACGGCGGGCCGGCCAAGGAGAAGCGCGAGAGCATCTGGAAGGACGTGTTCGCCGGCATCGTGTCGAACAAGGCGTCGCTCGTGAGCGGTATCTTCATCCTGCTGCTCATCATCATCGCGCTGGTCACGAAGTTCGTGCCGAGCGTGCTGCCCTACGACCCGTACGCGCAGAACCTGAGCGAGTCCTTGCTCGGGCCCTCGGCGCAGCATTGGTTCGGCACCGACATCCAGGGCCGCGACATCTTCTGCCGCGTGCTCGTCGGAACGCAGATCACGCTGACCGTGGGCCTGGCCGCCGTGGCCATCTCGCTGACGGTGGGCGTGCTCCTGGGCTCCATCGCCGGCTACAAGGGCGGCAAGGCGGATACGATCATCATGCGCATCATGGACATGATGCTGGCCATCCCCTCCATCCTGCTGGCCATCGCCATCATGGCGGCCCTCGGGCCCGGCATCGAGAAGGCGGTCGTGGCCATCGGCCTGGTGTCCATTCCCGAGTACGCGCGCATCGTGCGCTCGGAGATACTCTCCATCAAGGAGAACGACTACGTGGCCGCGGCGCGCGTCGTGGGCGACTCCAACGCCGCCATCATCTTCCGCCACGTGCTGCCGAACGTGCTGCCGTCCATCATCGTGCGCGCGACGCTCGGCATCTCCACCGCCATCCTGGATGCGGCGGCGCTCGGCTTCCTGGGCCTGGGCGTGCAGCCTCCGGCGGCCGAGTGGGGCGACATGCTGGGACGCGGCCGCAACGAGCTGTTCCGCGCGCCGTGGCTCATGATCTTCCCCGGCATGGCCATCACGCTGACCGTGCTGGCGTTCAACCTGCTGGGCGACGGCATCCGCGACGGCCTGGACCCCAAAGCAAGGAAGAGGTGA
- a CDS encoding ABC transporter ATP-binding protein — translation MLLSVKNLSTEFPVKKGIVKAVEDVSFDVDAGEILAIVGESGSGKSVTSLSVMGLLAEPGHVAGGSMEFEGKDLVTLSEREYRELRGNDMAMIFQEPMTSLNPVYRVGKQIVEAIRTHENVSKKEARERAIDMLRKVGIPSPEKRIDDYPHQMSGGMRQRVMIAMALSCNPKLLIADEPTTALDVTIQAQILDLLRRLRDDTGMAVLLITHDLGVVSETADRVVVMYCGQVVEEAEVRTLFDHPMHPYTLGLLKSIPRLEDDDSKRLYMIKGMVPNPLEMPPGCHFSDRCDSCMDICREKIPDLVDVGGHKVRCFLYENAEGQAKSAAAIAEGEAEAHADAEAARNVETAEALLAGEEIREAELEELEKSEEAGR, via the coding sequence ATGCTGTTATCGGTGAAGAACCTCTCCACGGAGTTTCCCGTCAAGAAGGGCATCGTCAAGGCCGTCGAGGACGTGAGCTTCGACGTGGACGCCGGCGAGATCCTGGCCATCGTGGGCGAGTCGGGCTCCGGCAAGTCCGTGACCAGCCTCTCGGTCATGGGCCTTCTGGCCGAGCCGGGGCACGTGGCCGGCGGCTCGATGGAGTTCGAGGGCAAGGACCTGGTGACGCTGTCCGAACGCGAGTACCGCGAGCTGCGCGGCAACGACATGGCCATGATCTTCCAAGAGCCCATGACGTCGCTCAACCCGGTGTACCGCGTGGGCAAGCAGATCGTGGAGGCCATCCGCACGCACGAGAACGTGTCGAAGAAGGAGGCGCGCGAGCGCGCCATCGACATGCTGCGCAAGGTGGGCATCCCGAGCCCCGAGAAGCGCATCGACGACTACCCGCACCAGATGTCGGGCGGCATGCGCCAGCGCGTCATGATAGCCATGGCGCTGTCGTGCAACCCGAAGCTGCTCATCGCCGACGAGCCCACCACGGCCCTCGACGTGACCATCCAGGCGCAGATCCTGGACCTGCTGCGCCGCCTGCGCGACGATACCGGCATGGCCGTGCTGCTGATCACGCACGACCTGGGCGTGGTGTCCGAGACGGCCGACCGCGTGGTGGTCATGTACTGCGGCCAGGTGGTGGAGGAGGCCGAGGTGCGCACGCTGTTCGACCACCCGATGCATCCCTACACGCTGGGCCTGCTGAAGTCAATCCCCCGCCTGGAGGACGACGACTCGAAGCGCCTGTACATGATCAAGGGCATGGTGCCGAACCCGCTGGAGATGCCCCCGGGCTGCCACTTCTCCGACCGGTGCGACTCCTGCATGGACATCTGCCGCGAGAAGATCCCCGACCTGGTGGACGTGGGCGGCCACAAGGTGCGGTGCTTCCTGTACGAGAACGCCGAGGGCCAGGCCAAGAGCGCGGCCGCCATCGCCGAGGGCGAGGCCGAGGCGCATGCCGACGCCGAGGCGGCGCGCAACGTGGAGACGGCCGAGGCGCTGCTGGCCGGCGAGGAGATCCGCGAGGCAGAGCTAGAGGAACTTGAGAAGAGCGAGGAGGCGGGCCGATGA
- a CDS encoding ComF family protein, with protein MPLAVDRTRLYVRGAAEALAETLWPTRCAVCDAPGEVLCDACRSALPYLDWWRACPVCGAPFGRVQCSECNPVVLGRAGRDTVPYDGCASAVTFGEAPARIVRTYKDQGERRLAEPLACLMARARPPSWRPEAVAFVPATSAARRRRGFDHAELLARGLAQRLDLPVAAPLARPRTRDQRALSRRARLENTAGRFEALPGATVPGRLLLVDDVCTTGATLFDATDALRRAGAAHVWCLTFARVW; from the coding sequence ATGCCCCTCGCAGTCGACAGAACGCGCCTCTACGTCCGCGGTGCCGCCGAGGCCCTGGCGGAGACGTTGTGGCCCACGCGCTGCGCCGTGTGCGACGCGCCCGGCGAGGTGCTGTGCGACGCCTGCCGAAGCGCCCTGCCCTATCTGGATTGGTGGCGTGCCTGCCCGGTGTGCGGGGCGCCGTTCGGGCGGGTGCAGTGCAGCGAGTGCAACCCCGTGGTGCTCGGGCGCGCCGGGCGCGACACGGTGCCCTACGACGGGTGCGCGAGCGCCGTCACGTTCGGCGAGGCGCCCGCGCGGATCGTGCGCACGTACAAGGACCAGGGAGAGCGCCGCCTGGCCGAGCCCCTGGCCTGCCTCATGGCGCGCGCCCGCCCTCCCTCCTGGCGGCCGGAGGCGGTGGCGTTCGTGCCGGCCACGTCCGCCGCGCGCCGGCGGCGCGGCTTCGACCACGCGGAGCTGCTGGCGCGCGGCCTGGCACAGCGGCTGGACCTGCCCGTGGCGGCCCCCCTCGCCCGCCCGCGCACCCGCGACCAGCGCGCGCTCTCGCGCCGGGCGCGCCTCGAGAACACGGCCGGCCGCTTCGAGGCCCTGCCCGGCGCCACCGTGCCGGGGCGCCTGCTGCTCGTGGACGACGTCTGCACCACCGGCGCCACCCTGTTCGACGCCACCGATGCCCTGCGCCGCGCCGGCGCCGCCCACGTCTGGTGCCTCACGTTCGCCCGGGTGTGGTAA
- a CDS encoding SufB/SufD family protein, with the protein MAVDLSPIDESLLAEIANIHGMPKGAFNIRKDGQLVERHSSANIEIATKTDNPGIDIRIKAGTKGETVYIPVIVTQAGLKDVVYNTFYIEDDCDVTIIAGCGIHNESHQASEHDGIHTFYCGKNSHVKYVEKHYGEGAGTGERILNPMTNVIMEENASCEMELTQLRGVSSTVRDTNAELGAGAKLVLTEKLLTHDDQVATSNMKVELKGDDSSVQVISRSVAQDNSKQVFNPLVIGEAACRGHVQCDAIIMGKAKVTAIPGIEAASEDALLVHEAAIGKIAGDQIIKLMTLGLTEEEAEQEILEDFLN; encoded by the coding sequence ATGGCTGTTGATTTGTCCCCCATCGACGAGAGCCTGCTCGCCGAGATCGCCAACATTCACGGCATGCCGAAAGGCGCGTTCAACATCCGCAAGGACGGGCAGCTCGTCGAGCGCCATTCGTCGGCGAACATCGAGATCGCCACGAAGACGGACAACCCCGGCATCGACATCCGCATCAAGGCCGGCACGAAGGGCGAGACGGTGTACATCCCCGTCATCGTGACGCAGGCGGGCTTGAAGGACGTCGTGTACAACACGTTCTACATCGAGGACGACTGCGACGTGACCATCATCGCCGGCTGCGGCATCCACAACGAGAGCCACCAGGCCTCCGAGCACGACGGCATCCACACCTTCTACTGCGGCAAGAACAGCCATGTGAAGTACGTGGAGAAGCACTACGGCGAGGGCGCGGGCACCGGCGAGCGCATCCTGAACCCCATGACCAACGTCATCATGGAGGAGAACGCGAGCTGCGAGATGGAGCTCACGCAGCTGCGCGGCGTGTCGTCCACCGTGCGCGACACGAACGCCGAGCTGGGCGCGGGCGCGAAGCTCGTGCTCACCGAGAAGCTGCTCACGCACGACGACCAGGTTGCCACCTCGAACATGAAGGTGGAGCTCAAGGGCGACGACTCCAGCGTGCAGGTGATCTCGCGCTCGGTGGCGCAGGACAACTCCAAGCAGGTGTTCAACCCGCTCGTGATCGGCGAGGCGGCCTGCCGCGGCCACGTGCAGTGCGACGCCATCATCATGGGCAAGGCGAAGGTCACGGCCATCCCCGGCATCGAGGCCGCAAGCGAGGACGCGCTGCTGGTGCACGAGGCCGCCATCGGCAAGATCGCCGGCGACCAGATCATCAAGCTCATGACGCTCGGGCTCACCGAGGAGGAGGCCGAGCAGGAGATCCTGGAGGACTTCCTGAACTAG